In Nostoc sp. CENA543, a single genomic region encodes these proteins:
- a CDS encoding Rho termination factor N-terminal domain-containing protein: MSTAELKAIAKKRGITGISKMKKDELVAVLSKS; encoded by the coding sequence ATGTCAACGGCTGAATTAAAAGCAATTGCTAAAAAACGAGGAATTACTGGTATTAGTAAGATGAAAAAAGATGAACTTGTAGCAGTCCTAAGTAAATCTTAA
- a CDS encoding DUF2795 domain-containing protein, whose product MAKANPVQIQKHLKGVDYPANKQDLIQHAQQKGADQNIISLLEKLPEDEEYDTPTDVNKAIGEID is encoded by the coding sequence ATGGCTAAGGCAAACCCAGTACAAATTCAGAAACACTTGAAAGGTGTTGACTATCCAGCCAATAAGCAAGACTTAATCCAGCACGCTCAACAAAAAGGTGCTGATCAAAATATAATTTCCCTCTTGGAAAAATTACCGGAGGATGAAGAATACGACACTCCAACAGACGTTAATAAGGCAATAGGCGAGATAGATTAA
- the moaC gene encoding cyclic pyranopterin monophosphate synthase MoaC, whose protein sequence is MQDTFPKNSANLTHLDHQGQAQMVDVSAKASTVREAVAAAQVRMLPETLAAIQAGNTPKGDVLATARIAGIMAAKQTSNLIPLCHPLPLQKVTVEITPDSELPGYQIRATVKTKAETGVEMEALTAVSVAALTLYDMAKALEKSMQIEAIRLISKTGGKSGDYFGA, encoded by the coding sequence ATGCAAGACACTTTTCCAAAAAATTCTGCAAACCTCACTCACCTTGATCATCAGGGTCAAGCACAGATGGTAGATGTTTCCGCGAAAGCCTCTACTGTCAGGGAAGCTGTGGCTGCTGCCCAAGTGCGGATGCTGCCAGAAACTTTAGCGGCGATTCAAGCGGGCAACACTCCTAAAGGCGATGTTTTAGCCACGGCGCGGATAGCTGGAATTATGGCGGCTAAACAGACTTCTAATTTGATTCCCCTCTGTCACCCCTTACCACTGCAAAAAGTCACCGTCGAAATTACACCCGATTCTGAACTACCTGGTTATCAAATTCGGGCGACAGTCAAAACTAAAGCTGAAACCGGTGTAGAAATGGAAGCTTTAACGGCTGTTTCTGTAGCAGCGTTGACTTTATACGACATGGCAAAAGCCCTAGAAAAGTCGATGCAAATTGAAGCCATTCGCCTAATTAGTAAAACTGGTGGTAAATCGGGAGATTACTTTGGGGCATAG
- a CDS encoding MFS transporter produces MKAFHTFDTNLRRNLLILFAAGLLFWSSTSMFLPVLPVYVKTLGNSEPEIGIIMGGFAIGLLLFRPTLGKLADKYSRKLVLLIGTAVAFLAPFGYLSFTSIPMLILVRIFHGISVAAFTTGYSALVSDLSPVVRRGEIISYMSLTAPIGFGMGLAMGEYLVDKVGYPGLFLFSSTLAFIGFLGTTKVINPPLQVYKQNSEKNHRFWQILLSQRVRVPALVMLLVGISVGSVHVFVSLFIKSTPVDFNAGLFFMISAIASFSFRVFTGKASDRFGRGLFITFGVAAYVLACVILSQANSTFAFILAAMAEGCGGGTVMSMITTLMADRSLPHERGRIFALCIAGFDFGIAIAAPMLGFVAGKVGYHNMYGYTAALTSLGLIIFLTLSSKNTLESLRFALGRGSDAYSLNNRE; encoded by the coding sequence CATACTTTTGACACAAATCTTAGACGTAACCTGCTGATTTTATTTGCGGCAGGTTTATTATTCTGGTCTAGTACATCCATGTTTCTGCCCGTACTACCTGTTTACGTGAAGACTCTCGGTAACAGTGAACCAGAAATTGGCATTATCATGGGTGGTTTTGCTATCGGATTGTTGCTGTTTCGCCCCACGTTGGGGAAGTTGGCAGATAAATATAGTCGTAAATTGGTCTTGTTAATTGGTACAGCCGTAGCTTTTCTTGCACCCTTTGGTTATTTAAGTTTTACATCAATTCCCATGTTGATACTAGTGCGAATATTTCATGGTATCAGCGTTGCGGCTTTCACCACTGGTTACAGTGCATTAGTGTCAGATTTATCTCCTGTGGTTAGACGTGGAGAAATTATTAGTTATATGAGTTTGACAGCCCCTATCGGGTTTGGAATGGGGCTTGCTATGGGGGAATATTTAGTAGATAAAGTTGGCTATCCTGGCTTATTTTTATTCTCTTCCACCTTAGCTTTCATAGGATTTTTGGGTACAACAAAAGTCATTAATCCACCTTTACAGGTATATAAGCAAAATTCTGAGAAGAATCATCGATTTTGGCAGATTTTGCTCAGTCAACGGGTGAGAGTACCAGCTTTAGTTATGTTGCTAGTCGGGATATCTGTGGGTTCAGTACACGTTTTTGTCTCGTTATTTATTAAATCGACTCCGGTAGATTTTAACGCCGGGTTGTTTTTTATGATTTCCGCGATCGCTAGTTTCTCTTTCCGAGTCTTCACAGGTAAAGCTAGCGATCGCTTCGGTAGAGGTTTATTTATTACCTTCGGGGTGGCTGCTTATGTGTTAGCTTGCGTGATTTTATCCCAAGCCAATAGCACCTTTGCCTTTATTTTGGCTGCTATGGCTGAGGGGTGCGGTGGTGGAACAGTCATGTCCATGATTACAACACTAATGGCGGATCGTTCCTTACCCCACGAACGGGGACGCATTTTTGCTTTGTGTATCGCTGGCTTTGACTTTGGAATTGCGATCGCTGCCCCCATGCTAGGATTTGTAGCTGGAAAAGTCGGTTATCACAATATGTATGGCTACACCGCCGCCTTAACCTCACTAGGTTTAATTATCTTCCTCACTCTATCGAGCAAAAACACTTTAGAATCTCTACGTTTCGCTTTAGGTCGTGGTTCAGATGCCTATTCGTTGAATAATAGGGAATAG